CACCTAATGGTGATAAGCTATTTTTATTTCTAAATGGAGGTAGCACAAAATCCTTTATATATGATTTTAATAAAATTTCTGGAACAATAAGCAATGAAAAGGAGATAACTGTGCGAAGCTCGGTTGTAGGCGCCGCTTTTAGCCCTGATTCAAAATTACTATATATAATTGATTACCAAAGGGTAATAAATCAATATAATTTAAGCAGCCCAAACATTAACAACACTAAGATTGATGTTTACAGGCTACCTTCAGAAAAATTCTTTCACTCAATGCAATCAGGCCCAGATGGCAAAATATACATGAATATATACCCATCAAAACAGCTTGCCGTAATCCATTCTCCTAATACCCGAAGCACTTCTGGCAATCCGAATGCATGTAACTTTTCAACCAATGGGCCTTTACGCCCTGGAGGAAACTACGCCAGCTTAGGAGGCGGATTACCAAACATGATTGATGCCAAACATGCAACCGTATATCCAGGAACACCAGCCTCAATAAGCAGTTATATTACAGCATGTAATACATATAAGTTTTTCCCAGATTTTTGTGGCACCTCTTTTAGCTGGGATTTTGGAGATCCTGCTTCTGGAAGTAATAATACTTCTACAGAAGCCAATCCTACACATGTTTTTAGCGCAGGGTCACTACCTTTATATACTTATACGGTAAAGTTAAAAAACAGCAGCAATGTAGTTATCGCTCAGACAACCATAACTATACAGAATGACCCAATACAAATCTCAGGAAGTACAGAAGCGTGCGTTGCAACATCTCCGGTTACAAATAACTATACAACTCTTCAGGAAGGAGATAATGCAATATGGTCAATAACACAAGGAACCGGGACTTTTACGGGTCCAAACAATCTTTCCAATTTTAATGTGAACTGGACTTCTTTGCCTGGCACAATAACTCTGACAATAACTAATTCCGCCGGCTGTATTAAAACTATAACTCAGAATATAGCATCATCGTGTATAGGTGAAGGTACCGATAAAGTGGTTTTTACAACAAAACTACAATCAGACAATAAAATTATTATGGGAGGAAATTTCACTTCTTATAATGGAATCCCAATTAACAGAATTGCCCGATTAAATACCAATATGAGTCTTGACACTACTTTTCAGGTAGGTACAGGCGCTAATGATGTTGTATATTGCTCTGCTATCCAAACAGATGGAAAAATAGTAATTGGAGGAGAATTTACTAATTATAATGGCAATTTAAGAAACGGATTAGTGCGATTAAATAACGACGGAAGTATCGATACCAGTTTTACTATAGGAACCGGAATAAACAACCCCTCTCCTGGATTAAACTCTATAAAAGCAATGGCCATACAGAGTGATGGAAAAATAATTATTGGAGGGTTATTTACTTCTTATAACGGAACAGCAAGGGTCAATTTAGCCCGATTGAATGCAAATGGAACATTGGATAATACATTCGTATCCAATTTTATCTCTGATGGAAATACCGTAGAATGTATAGAAATACAAAATGATGGAAAAATTATAGTTGGTGGATATTTTACCTCCTATGGTTCAGACCAAAGATCCGGAATTATACGACTAAATTCAAACGGAACAATTGACACCACTTTTAATCCGGGAACTGGTATTGATTGGGGAGGCATACACACCGTTAAAGCATTGCCTGACGGAAAAATCATTGCTGGTGGGGATTTTGGGTCTTATAATGGCAATTTAAAACCCTATCTCGTAAAGCTAAATTCTAATGGTTCCATAGATACATCATTCTCTCCTTCCAGTATAGGAATTAGGCCAGGAGGCATAGGAGTAATGACCATTGGTATCCAAACAGATGGAAAAATAATTATTGGTGGTGGCTTTAGCATTGTTGACAATCAAATTAAGCCAAGAATAGCTCGACTAAATAGTTCTGGATCTTTAGACCTCACATTCAATCCTGGCAGCGGGTTTGGTCCCGTAGATGGTAATAGAGTAATTGGTGCTAAACTGTATTCCCTTTCCATACAACCTGATGGAAAAATAGTTTGCGGAGGATATTTTAAATCGTATAATTCTATAGAAGTAAACAATATAACAAGAATAGACCTTGTAACTAATATCATTGGCAGAACAATGAATCAAAACGTTGTAAAGCAAAACGAAACAGACACTGTTGAAAAGATATATACTACCCATTTACATGAAATCACCTTGTATCCAAACCCCACTAACGGTATATTGAACATTGGAGTATCTGACAGCTCTAAAACTCCTGACAGCTATACAATCTATAATAGTTTAGGACAGGCAGTCAAGCAAATCAAAAACGTTACAGAAGAAAGTTTAAAAATCGATACTTCAAATTACGCTACCGGAATCTACATGATTCGATTTACAAAAGGTAATGAAACTAAAACACTACAGTTTGTTAAGAACTAATGTGGTTCACCCATAATAAAAAAGCCTTCTTTCGAAGGCTTTTTTTATTTTAATATTCCGGAGCTAATTCTATTTCCAGTCCGTCCAATTCTTCCGTGATATGAATCTGACAGCCAAGACGGCTGTTGGACTTGACAAAAAAGGCTTCTGAAAGCATGGCTTCTTCATCATCACCCATTTCAGGCAAGGCAACATCATTAAGCACATAACACTGGCAAGAAGCACACATAGCCATGCCTCCGCAAACTCCAATGGTTCCTTCCGGAGCCAGTTCATAAGCACGAACCAGTTCCATAATATTCATATTCATGTCTGTCGGAGCCTGGACTTCGTGTAAAGTCCCTTCCCGATCAGTTATTTTGATAGTAACATCCATTTTGTATTTGATAATGCCGCGTGATTAATCTATCGATTTCACGACCGCCTTTTCAGCTTCTTTTCTTGTTCCGTCAAATCCGTCTACGCCAGAAACAGTCGTATATTTCAGTACGTATTTTTTACCCGGATTTAATTTATTGTAAACACTCTGGCACATCAGCGTAGCTTCATGGAAACCGCAAAGAATCAGCTTTAATTTACCAGGATAAGTATTGACATCGCCAATAGCGTAAATTCCTTCAATATTGGTTTGATAATCCAATGAGTTATCTACTTTAATCGCATTTTTTTCAATTTCAAGGCCCCAGTTGGCTATCGCTCCTAATTTAGGTGATAATCCAAAAAGCGGAATAAAATAGTCTGTTTTGATATTTCTGTGCGCTCCGTTTTCATCAATATCAATCGATTCCAGATGTTCTGCCCCGTTTAATCCGGTAACTTCAGCCGGAGTTATCAAGCGGATTTTTCCCGCATGTTTTAGTTCCTGTACTTTTTCTACAGAATCCAATGCCCCGCGGAACTCATTTCTTCTATGGATAAGCGTAACTTCTGAAGCAACATTGGCCAGAAAAATACTCCAGTCCAGGGCAGAATCTCCCCCGCCGGCAATTACTATCCTTTTGTCCCTGAACAGCTCCGGGTCTTTTACAAAATATTCAACTCCTTTATCTTCATAGAATTCAATATCTTCAATCAAAGGTTTTCTAGGCTCGAAGCTTCCCAAACCACCGGCAATTGCAACGGCTTTGCAATGATGTGCCGTTCCTTTATCTGTAGTTACAATAAAAGTTCCGTCTTCCTGCTTTTGAATAGTTTCCGCCTTTTCATTCAATGTAAATCCGGGTTGAAACTGTTTGATTTGCTCCATAAGGTTAGTAACTAAATCACCTGCCAATACAGATGGATAGCCTGGAATATCGAAAATGGGTTTTTTAGGATAAAGTTCTGCCAACTGTCCGCCGGGTTGAGGCAGGGCATCAATAATGTGGCATTTTAGTTTTAGCAGTCCTGCTTCAAAAACGGTAAACAGACCTGTGGGTCCGGCACCGATTATTAGTATATCTGTTTCAATCATTTTTTAAAAATTCTGAGGGTTCTAAGTTTCTGATACAAAATTCAGGAAACCAAGAGTCATTTTGTATGATAAATATCATGTCACCGTGGCCTGGTAGCTACCGGAAACATTTGTCCTAAAAATGCAGGACAGTATTGCAATCTGAATGAGATTACAATAAAAAGCCAGGGAATATTGAAAATACTCCCTGACACAAAGTTTATATTTAGGCTACATTCACCACAGTTTCAATCTGCGGAGCGTATTTTTTTATAGTAGTTTCAACGCCGGCCTTTAATGTCATCTGGTTCACACTGCAACCAACACAGGCTCCTTCAAGACGAACCTTGACATGTTTGTCATCTTCTATTTCAATGAGTGAAATATTTCCTCCGTCTGACTCAAGAAACGGACGAATTTCATCCAATGCCTTCTCTACGTTTAATTTAATTTCTTCTGTTGTCATAATCTTGTTTTTTTGGGACAAACTAGATTTTAGTTTCCGGACAAATTAGGAATCGTATCCAAAAACCTGCTAAATGTCTTATTTTTTTACTGCCGAGCATCCCGCCATTGTCGTAATTTTTACGGCTTCAGAAGGTGGCAGATTTTCATTTCTATATACTGTTTCCTGAACTACGTTTCTGGCAATATCTTCAAAAACTTTTTCCAAAGGAGAAGCCGTTTGCAAGGCAGCCGGACGTCCGTAATCTCCTGCTTCGCGTATTGATTGTACGATTGGAACTTCACCTAAAAACGGAACTTCCAAATCTTGCGCAAGATTCTTGGCTCCTTCTTTTCCAAAGATATAATATTTATTTTCAGGTAGTTCTTCAGGTGTAAAATAGGCCATATTTTCAATAATTCCAAGAACTGGAACATTGATTGAATCGGATTGGAACATGGCTACTCCTTTTTTCGCATCAGCCAATGCAACAGCTTGTGGCGTACTCACTACAACTGCTCCTGTTATTGGCAATGACTGAACGATTGATAAGTGAATGTCACCTGTTCCTGGTGGCAAATCGATTAGCATAAAATCCAATTCTCCCCAGTCCGCATCAAAAATCATCTGGTTCAACGCTTTTGACGCCATAGGTCCTCTCCAGATTACAGCCTGACTTGGTGCTGTGAAAAACCCGATTGAAAGAATTTTGACTTCATAGCTTTCGATAGGTTTCATTTTAGATTTTCCATCAACGGTAACGGAAATTGGCTTTTCTGATTCTACGTCAAACATAATAGGCATTGACGGACCATAAATATCTGCATCAAGCACACCTACGTTAAAGCCCATTTTTGCCAATGTTACGGCCAGGTTTGCAGTAACCGTTGATTTTCCAACGCCTCCTTTACCAGAAGCCACGGCAATAATGTTTTTGATTCCGGGAATAGATTTTCCTTTGATTTCAGGCTTTTCAGGTGTTTCAACTTTTATGTTGACCTTTACTTTAGCTTCTGACGAAATCTTTTCATGTATTGTTTTGATGATATCAGCTTCTGCACGTTTTTTAATGTGTAGTGCCGGTGTCGCAAGTGTAAGTTCTACTACTACTTCGTCTCCAAAAGTAAGTACATTCTGAACCGCTCCGCTTTCTACCATATTTTTACCTTCTCCAGCAATGGTAATAGTTTCCAATGCTTTAAGAACTTCTTTCCTATCTATTTTCATTTTTGTATAGCTCTCTTTTTCAAGCCTTTAAATTAGACTGATTTTAAATTGCAAAGATAGCATGAAAACTTTGTAATGTAAAGTTAATAGATTGAAAAAGTTTATGGTTTGATAGACGAATTTGGACTAAGCGGGTTATTGCTTTGAAAAGTAATTACAATTCGTTTTTTTGGATTAGGTTAATCTTCAGAGAAGCATACTGTACGAGTAAATTATTCTTCAGAAAATCATATTCTGAAGACAGCAATTGGTTTTTTACCGATGTATAAATCACGGCATCTACTTTTCCACTAGTGAATTTTGCCTGCGTAGTTCTGAATGATTCTTTGGCATATTTCAATGTGTTTTGCAGGTTAGAAGCGAGCTGCATGTATTGTTTTTTCCGGGTTGTTTCCAATTCCACCTGCTGCTGTATTCTGATTTTTTCCTGTTCCGAAATCAATTTGACTTTTTCCGCTTCAATTTTGGATGCGGTAATCTGCCTGCTTCTCTTAAATCCGTTGAATACCGGAACAGTGAGTCTTAGCCCTATTTCGTGATTTTTATTATCATCAAATTGGGATTTGAAACTTGGCATGTTTTCATTGGGTTGATTTATGGGCGAAGAATAAAATGTCGAAAGGCTATAATATCCTGAAATGGAAGGAAGATTGTCTGATCTTAATATTGAAATTTCTTTTTTGGACCTTTTATACGATAATTCAGCATATTCGATTTTCGGATTTTTAAAAACCGATTTATCTACCGGTTCTGTTTCTTCAGCAAGATAGACTTCAAAAGTAACGGCTTCCAGATTTTCTACCGCAAAGTTCATCAGTTGAAAAAGTTGTAATTTTTGAGTTTCAAATAACTGCACTGCCTCAAGTAAACCTTTTTCATCTTGCGAAAAACTGAGTTGGATATCATACAGATCACTTTCGGGCTTATTGCCAATTTCTACTTCTTTTTTAATACGCTCTAAGTTAAAGGCGGTATTCTGTATCTGCTCTTTTTGAATTTTGACCAATTCCTGAGAAAACAAAGCATCAAAATATTTTTCGAGTAACTGCAGCTTGTATTCGTACTCTATGACTTCTTTGTCTGCCTGAGCCAATTCAATATTTATCTTATTTCTTTGGGCAGTAGCCAGATTTCCAAAATTTAAAAGGTTCATATTGGCTCCCAAGCTCATGTTGTCGTATTGAATGTCTGAACTCACCCTGTTGTTTGTGCTTGGGTCAATAGTAGAACCAAAGTTATAGCTATGATTGCCCGTCAGATTCACTGTTGGAAACAGTTCCAAAAGCGGATGTGTATACAGCTTTTTGGCCCTGTTGATTTCGAGCTGCTTGATTTTTATATCGATATTATTTTGCAAAGCCGTATCAAAACACTTTTGCAATGACCAGGAGTTTTCCTGGCCATTAACAAAAATGCCCGAAGTAATTAGGAGCAAGCTCAAAATTAATTTCTTATTCATATTTCAGATATTTCAAGACATTAACTCTTGTGGCCTGATAGGCTCTTGACAATACCACAATCAGCATTAGCAGCAAAAGCGCAACAAACCCTACAACAAACGGAACAATTGAAATATCTATGCGGTAAGCAAAATTTTCGAGCCATTTGTTTAGTAGAAAATAAACCGGAAACAGAGCAATCAGGAAACCGGCAATACAGAAAACAACATATTGTTTGGAAAGTTCTTTTAGCAGTGTCTTTGTTTCTGCTCCCAGCGTTTTTCGGATGGCTATTTCCTTCATCCTACGTTGGATGGAATACGAAGCCAGGGCAAACAAACCGGACAGCGCAATAAATATTACGATAATATTCAGCAATGAAAATAAATTTCTCTGGTTCACGTAGGCCTGGTAAGACCTTGCGTAACTTTTGTTTACAAAATCATATTTAAACGGGTATTCTGTATCTACTTTCTTAATCCAGAAATTTTCAATTTCTTTCATCGCACTTTCCATATGCTCCGCATCTATTTTTACAAAAATCTGATGCGCGTTCTGAATCATCCACGGAATGGTTTTATAATGAAAAATCGTCATTGGCGGAATCTGATCCTGAGGACCACTAACATGGAAATCTTTTGCAATACCTACAATTTTTAGCTTTTTGTTGTTCCAATTGATTTCTTTACCAATCGGATCCTTTTCATTCATCATGCGTAAAGCGGTTTCATTAATCAGAATATTTTCTATCGTATCTGTTGAAAGCGAAGGAGAAAGGTTCCTCCCTTTTGCCAGTTTAATATTCATCATGTTCAGAAAATCAAAATCGATTGCCATATTACTGCCCTGTACAGCTTTCTTGTTGTATTCATATCCTGAAGAAGCCTGAGCACCACCTCCAAAGTCAAAAGATCCAATTGAAACCTGAGTCACTCCTTTGATTTTCAGAAGCTCCTGATGAATAGTTTCATAACGCAGTACTATTTTTTCCAAATATCCTTTTTCTTTAAAATCATATGGATTCCTATAGTTAACCTGAACAACCTGATCTCCTTTGAATCCTAAATCTTTAGAGTTCATATAGGAAACCTGTTCGTAAACGATATACGACCCGACAATAAAGAAAGAAGCGATAGCAAATTGCAGAATCAGCATGCCGTTTCTAAGCCAGATCCCGTTTTTACTTCTGCCAAAATTGCCTTTCAATACTTTTAAAGTTTCAAAGTTTGATACATATACTGCCGGGAAAATACCTGCAAACAATACCACCAGACCAAATATCAAAAGAATTTGCAGGTAGAACTGTCCGCTATGGATAATCAGATTCTTATTCAAAAACTCATTGTAATAAGGCAGGGAAAGTTCTACAATTACCAATGAAATCAAGATCGCAAAACCTGCCATCAGCATTGTTTCAAAAATAAATTGCTTGACAATATTGCCTCTTGCAGCTCCGATTATTTTTCGGACACCTACTTCTTTTGCCCTTTTTATGGCATTTGCTGTTGCCAGGTTTACATAATTGACGATGGAAAGCGTCAAGATTAAAAGAGACAGTCCCATCATTATCAACAAAAATTGATAGTTCCCCCTTCCTTCTCCATAATTTTCTGTGATGGAATGCAATCTTGCTGCGGTTAATGGTTCCAAAATAATTTTAGAGAGATAACCCTCTCTGTTTTTCTCTCTCCATTGTTCCGGAGTAATCCCTTGTTCTCTTGCCCATTTCAATTCCCTGTTTTCATACAGCAGCCGTTCTAATTTTAATTTTACCGGCCCTGTCTGTTGAGGATTTTTTAATTTGAGCATTAGCGCAAAACTAAAATTCCCCCATTGTGGCCTATTTTCTTCCAATCTTCTATCAATTCTGCTAATAACAACCTCCGGTGCCATAGAAGATTTACCCGGAACTTTATATATTGCTCTTACAACAAACTTCTGTTCGGATAAATCAATTTCTTTTCCAATCGGGTCTTCATTTCTGAATAGTTTTTGGGCTGCTTCTTCAGACAATGCCACACTGTTATTGTCTGCCAAAGCATTTTTCGTACTTCCTTTTATAAATTCGAATGGAAAAAATTCGAAAAACGTTTTCTGAGCATCGGTAATTTTCAGGATTTCCTTTTTTCTCTTGTAACTCACTATATCTTCCATATAATCCGCATCAAAATAGCAGTAGGATTCCAGTTCTTCATAATTTTTAAGATAAGGTTCAAACCCCGCCACATTGGTAGCCCAAAGCATGTTTTCACCAAGGTTAGAAATAGAAAGAAATATTCTTTCCTTATCAGGATTCCATTCGTTATAAGAATGTTCATCATTCCAATAGAGAATGGCAAAAATCAACCCTGCAATTCCCATACTCAACCCCAAGATATTTAGACCTGTAAAAATCTTGTTGTCTTTAATTTGATATAAAAATATTTTTAGCCAATTTTTCAGCATAATGTCTTTTTTTATTAGTTAATCCCATTTGAGTTTATTCGTATTTTAAATATTTCAGGACGTTCATCCTTGTTGCCTGATAAGCTTTTGAAATTACTATTCCCAACGTAAGTGCCATTAGCAATACGAAACCTATCAGAAAAGGAACGGAAGAAATAGCAATCCTATAGGCAAAATTCTCCAGCCATTTATCTAATAACAGGTATGCAGGAAACAGAGCAATTACAAAACCTATGATGCAGAACACCACATATTGTTTTGAAAGTGTTGCCAGAAGCGTTTTGGTCTCTGCCCCCAAAACTTTCCTGATAGCAATTTCCTTCATCCGGTTTTGGATAGAGTAAGAAGCCAGGGCAAACAGTCCGAAAAGTGCAATCAATATCACAACCAGATTCAGCAATGAAAACAGATTTCTCTGACTGATGTAACCGGAATAGGTCCGTGCAAAGCTTTTATCGACAAAATCATATCGTAAAGGATATCTTGTGTCTAATTTTGTTGTCCAGAATTTCTCTATATCAGCTATTGTCTGCTCCATATTTTCAGGAGAAATCTTCACATAAAGTCTGCTCAAATAGCTGCTTTCAGAAACCGTTTTAAGATGGTAAAAAAGCATTGGAGGGATTTCCCTTTGCGGGCCATAGGAATTAAAGTCTTCGACAACGCCCACAACTTTCAATCTTCTGATACCCGGTTTGTCGCCGTCATCTCTAAAATCAAACTCTTTTCCTATCGGGTCTTTTTCACCCATTAAAGCAGCCGTAGTTTTATTGATAATGACAGAATTGATAGTATCCGACGCAAATTTTTCAGAAAGTTTTCTTCCTTCTGCCATTTGGATTCCCATCAGATCAAACAGACCAAATTCCATCGACATGTTTTCTACTTCAATATCTTTCCCTTTATATTCAAAAACTGTAGTGAAATAGCCTCCGCCACCAAAAGAAAAGTTGCCAGCAGAAACTCCTTCAACTCCTTTTATTTTCAATAATTCATTGCGGATCATTTCATAATCGGCCGGGTTTTTCGCTTCATTAAAAGGAATATCAATGACCTGATTGCCGTTAAATCCAAGGTCTTTGTCCATCATAAAATTTACCTGCTGATAAACAATGTAAGAGCCTATGATGAAAAACGATGCGATTGCAAATTGGAAAATCAGCATTCCGTTTCGAAGCCAGATTCCTCGTTTGCTTCGGCTGTAATTCCCTTTTAGCACTTTCAGCACATCAAAATTGGAAATATAAAGTGCTGGAAATACTCCTGAAGCAATAACAGTTACTACAAAAACTGCAATCAATTGGAGGTAAAACAGTCCACTGTTCAGAACCATATTTTTCGACAAAAATTCGTTGTAATATGGAAGCAGCAATTCTACGATCACCAAGGCAAAAAGAATTGAAAAGGAAGTGGTGATTACTGTTTCAAATAAAAACTGCCAGACAATCTGTTTTTTGGCAGCTCCGATAATTTTACGGACACCAACTTCCTTGGCACGCTTTATTGCATTTGCCGTTGCCAGGTTTATATAGTTTACAATAGAAAGAATCAGGATTAACACCGAAAGTCCCAACATAATTATAAGAAATTGGTAATTGCCACTTCCTTCCTGATAGCCGTTGTTTACTTTTGAGTGCAGTCTCGCCGTTTTCAACTGTTCCAGATGCGGAATATCTAATCCATAATTTTTGACGTATGCTTCTGCAGTAATCCCTTTTTCTTTGGCAGCTTTTCTTGCTTGTTTGTCAACATAAATCTGGTGAATTTGCTTTTCAACCATTTCTTTGTTAGCCAGATTTTTTAATTTGACAACTAAAAAAACGGTATGGGCATTCCAATTATCTATATTCTTTTTTATGAATTCTTCAAATTCTTCACGTATTACAATTGCCGGTTCTACCGAAGACTTTCCCGAAATTTTATACACGCCACCAACAACACAATTGGTTTCACCTACTTTTATCGATTTACCTATAGGATCTTCATCACCAAATAATTTCTGTGCTGTTTCCTCAGAAATTGCTGCATTATTTTTTTCTTTAAGAGCCGTCCTGGCATTGGATCTGATAAATTCAAAAGGAAAAAAAGAGAAAAAATTCCCTTCCGATTTTAACACTTTTGATACCAGTTCTTTTTTGTCAGCATATTCAACAAGTGCTCTGTTATAGGCCGGATAAAAGTTACAGTATTCTTCTACTTCAGGTGTCACTTCTTTCAGCCGGGCTCCCAAAGGCACCACATTATAAGCCAGAAATCCTGACCTGGGCTGGTCATTGACTACCTGAAAGACATTTTCTTTTTCAGGATTCCATGCATTATAAGACTGCTCATCATTCCAATACAAAATGGAGAACACCAATCCTGCTACGCCTATACTCAATCCCAAAATATTCAAGATGGTAAAAAGCTTGTTATTTCGGATTTGGTACAAAAATATTTTTAGCCAGTTTGAAAGCATAAGATTGATTTTTGAGATTTATAATTAAACCCTATTTCCTTATTTTTAAACTGCTTATACTAAAACGTTCACATTTCTGCTGTTCAGTTTTTCCGAAAGTATTATACCGTCCTTCATCAAAATGGTTTTTTGGGAAAACGAAGCATCATAATCCGAGTGGGTAACCATTAAAATCGTGGCTCCATTGGCATGCAAATCGGTCAGAAGTTCCATCACTTCATTTCCGTTTTTACTGTCCAGGTTACCTGTTGGCTCATCAGCCAATATAATTTTAGGATCATTGATCAACGCTCTTGCCACAGCAACCCTTTGCTGTTGTCCTCCTGAAAGCTGTTGCGGGAAATGCCTCAATCGGTGTGAAATGGCAAGACGTTCCGCCATCGCTTCTACTTTTTTCTTTCTTTCTGAAGCACTCACATTATTATAAATCAGAGGCAATTCGATATTATCGTATACTGAAAGCTCATCAATCAGGTTAAAATTCTGGAAAACAAAACCGATGTTCTGTTTTCTTATTTTTGATTTTTCACTTTCTTTTAGCCCGCGGATTTCTTTCCCCAATAATTGATAGCTTCCTGAAGTAACATCGTCTAAAAGTCCGACAATGTTTAGCAATGTTGATTTTCCACAACCGGAAGCTCCCATAATGGTTACAAATTCGCCTTGCTTTACTTCTAATGAAATTTCATTAAGCGCTTTGGTTTCTACTTCTTCTGTTCTGAATACTTTTGAGAGGTTTTGAATTTTGATCATGATTTTTGATTTTTTTGATTGTTCGTTTTGATTGATGATTGAAACTGATGATGATTTATTTTTCTATCCATTGGCAGAAATACGATCCCGCCGTCTGCTGCCCAAGGAACTTGATTTTATACTCCTGGTTTTCCTGAAACAACACTTCTGTTTCTCCCTTTTCGTCCTTAGAAAATGATTTTTGAAACAATACTTCATTCTGGCCATTTACTACCCTCATTTCCAATGTTCCTTTTTTTACTTTGATGTCATATTTCAACAAAGTATTGGCATCTTTTGAGGCAGTAATCTTCACAAAAGTTTCTCCTTCATATTCTGAATATCTTGCTTTTGTATAAGTATTTCCATTTTCATTGGCCCATTTTTTATCTTTTACAGGTTCCGTAAAATGAGTTCCTTCTGCCTTGATATGATTATTAGTTCCTTTTTCTTGAGCAAAAAGCTGAAAAAAATTCAGGATCAGGAATGCTAATAGTAATAAAAATTTCTGCATAATTATTTAAAGTTTAAAATTTCAATTTCTTTATAGTCTTTGTAAGATGAAGTCACCACTTTATCTCCGGCTTTTAATCCGCTCAATACTTCATAATACAAAGGGTTTTCTCTGCCCAGGCTAATTTCTTTTCGAACCGCCTTATCACCTTCTACGACAAAAATCCATTTGCCTGAAGTATCTTCATAAAAGCTACCTTTTGAAAGCACTGTGCTTTTAGATTTTCCGGAAAGCAGCAGTCTGACTCCAAAACTCAAGCCTTGCCTAAGATCCAGTTTTTCCGTACTCATGAAATTAAGTTCCACCTGAAACCGGCCGTTTTTTACCTCCGGAATTACTTTCGAAACCGTTACCTGAACCATTTCTCCTTTGTATTCAATTTCACCTTTTTGGCCCTCCGAAACTTTTTCAAGATAAAACTCATCGA
This portion of the Flavobacterium lindanitolerans genome encodes:
- a CDS encoding 2Fe-2S iron-sulfur cluster-binding protein, which codes for MDVTIKITDREGTLHEVQAPTDMNMNIMELVRAYELAPEGTIGVCGGMAMCASCQCYVLNDVALPEMGDDEEAMLSEAFFVKSNSRLGCQIHITEELDGLEIELAPEY
- a CDS encoding T9SS type A sorting domain-containing protein, whose translation is MNKFICGIICFLLSYVGFAQQQKEIKINQCGTDELINQTLKKNPQLQEVMEMNEKMVREVKADKISQRSGSQSLITIPVIVYVVHDGTSTTNISDDQVQSQISALNNYFNPYAMKFCLATKTVTSSSVPMPSGAVQTTPGIIHVSNSTLSNHAMTVTSQMQLENATSGIFNSGISSDTFLRIWVVKSIDGTSSNILGYGTFPGMPMGIDGIVVRYDAFGDANTCSNCNLLPGYDQGKVLVHEVGHHFGLYHTFENGCSGNTPATCETSGDRVCDTPQVAVPNSGCPVTVNSCLGESPTELPDLINNHMDYTNDICRNEFTQGQKERMFAMLSIHRNSLYTAENLINSGVTCTPSLISANFTASSYTACIGSANAITFTAVNAPGVSYSWNFGDSGSPSNTANTQIATHTFSSTANSPYTVTLTVTRIFDGITTSSTAQIFVENCSPILNSDSNWYTSWSNMLKFHTGTPSFDLSFPETAPTSYALTTQSDNSGNLLFYAGKDYVWNANYQQLNTQSMAPDSNGARVNSVISLPNPGSASKYTIFTNNSNSYNDQGFRYHIVNATSTALATLGPIRQPVTIPSNQGFLTSPIDGALIGGEGVTAIKKCSGDDYWIITGLKKNNGYFLVVYSFTNTPINGGLTYVSQFQINPYNLDYNSIEASPNGDKLFLFLNGGSTKSFIYDFNKISGTISNEKEITVRSSVVGAAFSPDSKLLYIIDYQRVINQYNLSSPNINNTKIDVYRLPSEKFFHSMQSGPDGKIYMNIYPSKQLAVIHSPNTRSTSGNPNACNFSTNGPLRPGGNYASLGGGLPNMIDAKHATVYPGTPASISSYITACNTYKFFPDFCGTSFSWDFGDPASGSNNTSTEANPTHVFSAGSLPLYTYTVKLKNSSNVVIAQTTITIQNDPIQISGSTEACVATSPVTNNYTTLQEGDNAIWSITQGTGTFTGPNNLSNFNVNWTSLPGTITLTITNSAGCIKTITQNIASSCIGEGTDKVVFTTKLQSDNKIIMGGNFTSYNGIPINRIARLNTNMSLDTTFQVGTGANDVVYCSAIQTDGKIVIGGEFTNYNGNLRNGLVRLNNDGSIDTSFTIGTGINNPSPGLNSIKAMAIQSDGKIIIGGLFTSYNGTARVNLARLNANGTLDNTFVSNFISDGNTVECIEIQNDGKIIVGGYFTSYGSDQRSGIIRLNSNGTIDTTFNPGTGIDWGGIHTVKALPDGKIIAGGDFGSYNGNLKPYLVKLNSNGSIDTSFSPSSIGIRPGGIGVMTIGIQTDGKIIIGGGFSIVDNQIKPRIARLNSSGSLDLTFNPGSGFGPVDGNRVIGAKLYSLSIQPDGKIVCGGYFKSYNSIEVNNITRIDLVTNIIGRTMNQNVVKQNETDTVEKIYTTHLHEITLYPNPTNGILNIGVSDSSKTPDSYTIYNSLGQAVKQIKNVTEESLKIDTSNYATGIYMIRFTKGNETKTLQFVKN
- a CDS encoding NAD(P)/FAD-dependent oxidoreductase; the encoded protein is MIETDILIIGAGPTGLFTVFEAGLLKLKCHIIDALPQPGGQLAELYPKKPIFDIPGYPSVLAGDLVTNLMEQIKQFQPGFTLNEKAETIQKQEDGTFIVTTDKGTAHHCKAVAIAGGLGSFEPRKPLIEDIEFYEDKGVEYFVKDPELFRDKRIVIAGGGDSALDWSIFLANVASEVTLIHRRNEFRGALDSVEKVQELKHAGKIRLITPAEVTGLNGAEHLESIDIDENGAHRNIKTDYFIPLFGLSPKLGAIANWGLEIEKNAIKVDNSLDYQTNIEGIYAIGDVNTYPGKLKLILCGFHEATLMCQSVYNKLNPGKKYVLKYTTVSGVDGFDGTRKEAEKAVVKSID
- a CDS encoding NifU family protein, with the translated sequence MTTEEIKLNVEKALDEIRPFLESDGGNISLIEIEDDKHVKVRLEGACVGCSVNQMTLKAGVETTIKKYAPQIETVVNVA